In Hymenobacter gelipurpurascens, one DNA window encodes the following:
- a CDS encoding TonB-dependent receptor, producing MRYLLLVLLLLAGPAAWAQYSVRAIVRDSLTHEVLVGVSGAVRGTPNGGATDVQGQLTLDNLPGPTAELVFSYLGYRVKTVTVTLPQTGEPLTILLGQDSNALEEVVVTSTRTNSRIEDLPTRIEVLGAEELEEESGIKPGNVASILGDVASIQIQPTSATTGNADLRIQGLQGKYTQILRDGLPLFGGYAGSFGILQIPPLDLRQVEIIKGASSTLYGGGAIAGMINLISKEPQLSGPERTVLANISTLRESNLNGFFAGRNEKVGYTLFVGGTRQQAVDVNGDGYSDVPRLGSVLVHPRLFLYPTSQSKLVVGYTGTYERRRGGDIQVLKERPNATHQFFINNDSWRHTADARYDHSTAERGDQLVLKGSLSSFQRDATTNTTGLKARQISYYTEGSQLLKLSHHDVVLGANVTGESFRPTLSQGLQLRAYDYVTPGVFAQDDWKPTPAFTLQTGLRIDHHNRYGTFVLPRLSALYKFGSHFSSRLGGGLGYKAPSFFVNELDERDFVRVLPFTDANQAERSAGANWDVNYETVAGQGEEAMHITVNQSFFLTQIQHPLLLNTDSRTGFITFSNAAQPFLTRGFETYVRVRQDETELYLGYVFTDARRQDLPGHPRLSLIARNKLASVLSREFNTHWRAGLEAAYTGSQQRDDGPSTPGYVFLAGMVRYSTGPISFVLNGENLLDYRQTRKETIWSGDRTNPAFRQLWAPIEGRVINLSATVKF from the coding sequence ATGCGCTATCTTCTTCTCGTATTGCTGTTGCTGGCTGGTCCGGCTGCCTGGGCTCAATACTCGGTTCGTGCCATTGTGCGCGATAGTCTGACCCATGAAGTACTGGTGGGCGTGAGCGGAGCCGTGCGCGGCACTCCCAATGGCGGCGCTACGGATGTGCAAGGCCAGCTCACGCTTGATAACCTGCCCGGCCCCACGGCGGAGCTGGTGTTCAGCTACCTGGGCTACCGCGTGAAAACCGTGACAGTAACCCTGCCGCAAACCGGTGAGCCTCTCACCATTTTGCTAGGCCAGGATTCCAATGCGCTGGAGGAAGTGGTAGTTACCAGCACGCGCACCAACTCCCGCATCGAGGATTTGCCTACACGCATTGAGGTGCTGGGCGCCGAGGAGCTGGAAGAGGAAAGCGGCATCAAGCCGGGCAACGTAGCCAGCATTCTGGGCGATGTGGCCAGCATCCAGATTCAGCCGACTTCCGCCACCACCGGCAACGCCGACCTGCGCATACAAGGCCTGCAGGGCAAATACACTCAGATTCTGCGCGACGGACTGCCGCTGTTCGGGGGCTATGCGGGCTCCTTCGGGATTCTGCAGATTCCGCCCCTCGATTTGCGCCAGGTAGAGATTATCAAGGGCGCCAGCAGCACGCTCTACGGAGGCGGCGCCATTGCGGGCATGATCAATCTGATTTCCAAGGAACCTCAGCTCAGCGGCCCCGAACGCACCGTCCTGGCGAACATCAGTACCCTGCGCGAGTCCAACCTCAACGGTTTCTTCGCGGGTCGAAATGAGAAGGTGGGCTACACCCTGTTTGTGGGCGGCACTCGCCAGCAAGCCGTGGATGTGAATGGCGACGGCTACTCCGATGTGCCGCGCCTGGGCAGCGTGCTCGTACACCCCCGCCTGTTCCTGTACCCTACCTCGCAAAGCAAACTGGTGGTGGGCTACACCGGCACCTATGAGCGGCGACGCGGCGGCGATATTCAGGTGCTTAAAGAGCGCCCCAATGCCACCCACCAGTTCTTCATCAACAACGACAGCTGGCGCCACACCGCCGATGCCCGCTACGACCACAGTACTGCCGAGCGTGGCGACCAACTGGTGCTGAAAGGCAGCCTGAGCAGCTTTCAGCGCGATGCCACCACCAATACCACCGGCCTCAAGGCCCGCCAGATTTCCTATTATACGGAGGGCAGCCAGCTCCTGAAACTTTCCCACCACGATGTAGTGCTGGGGGCCAACGTCACGGGTGAGTCGTTTCGGCCTACGCTCAGCCAGGGCCTGCAGCTGCGCGCCTACGACTATGTGACGCCCGGTGTGTTTGCCCAGGACGACTGGAAGCCGACTCCCGCTTTCACCCTGCAAACTGGCCTACGCATAGACCACCACAACCGCTACGGCACGTTTGTGCTGCCGCGCCTGAGTGCGCTCTACAAGTTCGGGAGTCACTTCTCGTCGCGGCTGGGAGGTGGCCTAGGGTACAAGGCGCCGTCGTTTTTCGTGAACGAGCTGGATGAGCGGGATTTTGTGCGGGTGCTGCCCTTCACGGATGCCAACCAGGCGGAGCGCTCTGCGGGCGCCAACTGGGATGTGAACTATGAGACCGTAGCCGGCCAGGGCGAAGAGGCGATGCACATCACCGTCAATCAGTCGTTTTTCCTGACCCAGATCCAGCACCCGCTCCTGCTCAACACGGATTCCCGAACGGGCTTTATCACCTTCTCCAATGCCGCGCAGCCCTTCCTGACGCGGGGCTTTGAAACCTACGTGCGCGTGCGGCAGGATGAAACCGAGCTGTACCTGGGCTATGTGTTCACGGATGCGCGCCGCCAGGATTTGCCCGGCCACCCGCGCCTGAGCCTTATTGCCCGCAACAAGCTGGCCAGCGTGCTTTCCCGGGAGTTCAATACCCACTGGCGCGCCGGTCTGGAAGCGGCCTACACCGGCAGCCAGCAGCGCGACGACGGCCCTTCCACGCCCGGCTATGTGTTTCTGGCGGGCATGGTACGCTATAGCACCGGCCCCATCAGCTTTGTGCTGAACGGCGAAAACCTGCTCGATTATCGCCAGACGCGCAAGGAAACCATCTGGTCCGGCGACCGAACCAACCCCGCTTTCCGCCAGCTGTGGGCCCCCATTGAAGGCCGGGTAATCAACCTCTCGGCCACGGTGAAGTTCTAG
- a CDS encoding ATP-binding protein has protein sequence MALPPDPAAIQPLLEALAFSPDNLALRKHVAGLLLQAERLPEAEELYRTGLRQAPQDADFQLGLAETYAGLRKTSAAFVVVEELLGSRPDHARAHLLHARLLADTDQLPAARDAYQTALDLNPTLEDAELAARLRGRAPAQPAHGGPATDYNFDQNEVIDEQILFSGLERPSINFSDVGGMEALKEEIRLKIIHPLQYPDLYKAYGKATGGGLLLYGPPGCGKTYLARATAGEVKASFIHVGINDILDMWLGNSERNLHQIFEQARLQAPCVLFFDEVDALAANRHDLRQSAGRTVINQFLSELDGATRSNEGVLIMAATNAPWQLDGAFRRPGRFDRIMLVTPPDEPARTAILELLLREKPVGQSINYPKLAAQTAGYSGADLKAVVDVAIESCLRESMKAGKPLPLEQRTLQDAIGKVRPSTREWFATAKNYALYSNEGGLYDDILVYLGIKKPSA, from the coding sequence ATGGCCCTCCCTCCCGACCCCGCTGCTATTCAACCTTTGCTGGAAGCCCTGGCTTTCTCGCCCGATAACCTGGCCTTGCGCAAGCACGTGGCGGGCTTGTTGTTGCAGGCAGAGCGGCTGCCGGAGGCCGAGGAACTGTACCGGACTGGCCTACGACAGGCCCCGCAGGACGCCGACTTCCAACTCGGCCTAGCGGAAACGTATGCTGGCCTGCGCAAGACATCGGCGGCGTTTGTGGTGGTGGAGGAGCTGCTCGGCTCGCGCCCCGACCACGCCCGCGCCCACCTGCTCCACGCCCGCCTCCTGGCCGATACCGACCAGCTTCCGGCTGCCCGCGATGCCTACCAAACGGCCCTCGACCTCAACCCCACGCTGGAAGACGCCGAGCTGGCAGCCCGCCTGCGCGGCAGGGCACCGGCTCAGCCGGCCCACGGCGGGCCCGCCACCGACTATAACTTCGATCAGAATGAGGTTATCGATGAGCAAATACTGTTTAGTGGCCTAGAGCGCCCCAGCATCAACTTTTCGGATGTGGGCGGCATGGAAGCTCTGAAGGAAGAAATCCGCCTGAAGATTATCCACCCGCTCCAGTACCCCGATCTGTACAAGGCCTACGGCAAGGCAACCGGCGGCGGACTGCTGCTCTACGGCCCGCCTGGCTGCGGCAAAACCTACCTGGCCCGCGCCACGGCTGGCGAGGTAAAAGCCTCCTTTATCCACGTCGGTATCAACGATATTCTGGATATGTGGCTGGGCAACAGTGAGCGGAACTTGCACCAGATTTTCGAGCAGGCCCGCCTGCAGGCGCCGTGCGTGCTATTTTTTGATGAGGTAGATGCCCTGGCCGCCAACCGCCACGACCTACGCCAGAGCGCGGGCCGCACCGTCATCAACCAGTTTCTTTCGGAGCTGGATGGCGCCACGCGCTCCAACGAGGGCGTGCTGATTATGGCGGCCACCAACGCGCCCTGGCAGCTGGATGGCGCCTTCCGTCGCCCCGGCCGCTTCGACCGCATCATGCTCGTGACACCGCCCGACGAGCCCGCCCGCACGGCTATTCTGGAGCTGTTGCTGCGCGAAAAGCCCGTAGGCCAGTCTATCAATTACCCGAAGCTAGCCGCCCAAACCGCCGGCTACTCCGGCGCCGACCTGAAAGCAGTGGTAGATGTGGCCATTGAAAGCTGCCTGCGCGAATCGATGAAGGCCGGCAAGCCGCTGCCCCTGGAGCAGCGCACCCTGCAGGATGCCATCGGGAAAGTGCGGCCCAGCACGCGCGAGTGGTTTGCTACGGCCAAAAACTATGCGCTCTACTCCAACGAGGGTGGCCTCTACGACGACATTCTAGTGTACCTCGGTATCAAGAAACCCTCAGCCTAA
- a CDS encoding YqjF family protein gives MPVAHPPRPSRLPLLHQRWSELLFAHWPTAPEVLRPYLPPRLELDLFEGQAWLGVVPFSMSRVRPPGLPAIPGLRTLHELNVRTYATLDGIPGVWFLSLDADSAVAVELARALFHLPYLHARMAFRQEADRLHFQATRTHRRMPPATFEARWTPGAALPRSQPGTLEYFLTERYHLYTAGPNLMQDIQGPNLWRGTLWHEPWQLRQATLHHWESNLVESHGLPTPVGAPHLLAADPVDVRVMGLKRV, from the coding sequence ATGCCCGTAGCTCATCCTCCTCGTCCTTCTCGCCTCCCGTTACTACATCAGCGCTGGAGCGAACTGCTCTTTGCGCATTGGCCTACTGCACCGGAAGTACTGCGCCCCTACCTGCCGCCGCGCCTGGAGCTGGATCTGTTTGAGGGCCAGGCGTGGCTAGGCGTGGTGCCGTTTTCCATGAGCCGGGTGCGGCCCCCGGGCTTGCCGGCTATACCTGGCCTACGGACGCTGCATGAGCTGAATGTGCGCACCTATGCCACACTCGATGGTATTCCGGGCGTGTGGTTTTTGTCTCTGGATGCCGATAGCGCCGTAGCGGTGGAGCTGGCGCGGGCGCTGTTTCATCTGCCCTATCTGCACGCCCGTATGGCATTTCGGCAGGAAGCAGACCGGCTACATTTCCAGGCCACGCGCACCCACCGCCGTATGCCGCCCGCCACATTTGAAGCCCGCTGGACGCCGGGTGCCGCGTTGCCCCGCTCCCAACCCGGCACTTTGGAGTACTTCCTCACGGAGCGCTACCACCTGTATACCGCCGGCCCCAACCTGATGCAGGATATTCAGGGGCCTAACCTGTGGCGCGGTACACTGTGGCATGAGCCCTGGCAGCTGCGCCAGGCCACCCTACACCATTGGGAATCGAACTTGGTGGAAAGCCACGGCCTGCCCACGCCTGTAGGAGCACCGCATTTGCTGGCCGCTGATCCGGTAGATGTGCGGGTTATGGGCCTGAAGCGCGTATAG
- a CDS encoding TrmH family RNA methyltransferase, producing MPDPITSPQNPRIKNLLKLQQKSSERRAQGLTIIEGQRELTIAHGAGVAVPALFVCAELAGEARQQELRALFGSGDTEWFEVSKAVFEKVAYREGSDGVLALAKPPHLTLGQLQLPAAPLLLVLEAVEKPGNLGAILRTADAAQATAVIVCDPRTDLFNPNAIRSSIGCSFTVPTIATTREELLAWCRQHGIRTYAAALTDRAVAYTTCDFRGPMALVMGTEADGLTPELMQACDQTIIIPMRGAIDSLNVSTATAILTFEAVRQRQA from the coding sequence ATGCCCGACCCGATTACCAGCCCGCAGAATCCGCGCATCAAAAACCTGCTCAAGCTCCAGCAAAAGTCATCGGAGCGCCGGGCGCAGGGGCTCACCATCATTGAGGGCCAGCGGGAACTGACCATTGCCCACGGCGCGGGCGTGGCTGTGCCGGCTCTGTTTGTGTGCGCAGAGCTGGCCGGCGAAGCCCGGCAGCAGGAGCTGCGGGCCTTATTCGGGAGCGGCGACACGGAATGGTTTGAGGTATCGAAGGCGGTGTTTGAGAAAGTCGCCTACCGCGAAGGCTCAGATGGCGTGCTGGCCCTGGCCAAGCCGCCTCACCTCACGCTAGGCCAGTTGCAGCTGCCCGCCGCGCCGCTGCTGCTGGTGCTGGAAGCCGTAGAGAAACCCGGCAACCTGGGCGCCATTCTGCGCACCGCTGATGCCGCCCAAGCCACGGCCGTTATCGTCTGCGACCCGCGCACTGATCTGTTCAACCCCAACGCCATCCGCAGCAGCATCGGGTGCTCGTTCACGGTGCCCACCATTGCTACCACCCGCGAGGAGCTGCTGGCCTGGTGCCGCCAGCACGGCATCCGGACCTATGCCGCCGCCCTCACCGACCGGGCAGTGGCCTACACCACCTGCGACTTCCGCGGCCCCATGGCCCTCGTGATGGGCACCGAAGCCGACGGCCTCACCCCCGAGCTCATGCAGGCCTGCGACCAAACCATCATCATCCCGATGCGCGGGGCCATCGACTCGCTTAATGTGAGCACAGCCACCGCTATTCTCACGTTTGAGGCCGTGCGCCAGCGGCAGGCCTAG
- a CDS encoding DUF167 domain-containing protein, with protein MPVLHLKAKPNARANQLLVAPDGTVTIRLKAPAQDGKANACLLGYLAEVFGVAKSSLTLLSGHTAPFKKVEVAELSEEEFSQILAQFQVA; from the coding sequence GTGCCGGTTCTGCACCTGAAGGCCAAACCCAACGCCCGCGCCAACCAGCTTCTCGTAGCCCCCGATGGCACCGTTACTATCCGGCTGAAAGCACCCGCCCAGGATGGCAAAGCCAACGCGTGTTTGCTGGGCTACCTGGCGGAGGTGTTTGGCGTGGCCAAATCCAGCCTGACACTACTTTCCGGCCACACGGCCCCGTTCAAGAAAGTGGAAGTGGCAGAGCTTTCGGAAGAAGAATTCAGTCAGATTCTGGCGCAGTTTCAAGTGGCCTAG
- a CDS encoding sensor histidine kinase — MQLKLNTKIILGFAIALGVLLLTSVAAWYSIQQLSYYTQRVEHTYQVLQLTSDLRMRMRDAQSQVRGYLLLNDTTQKQSFGQVMKDARTDFGKLQQLTQDNFSQQARLDTLGLIISDEMAYLNEFRTEQPSADATRRLVIGDRKMQESIKQVVDRMKAEEEHLLKMRRQRQDVYEHTTPAAIITSAVLAAIIVLWLFNKIYRELNANAHLQQQLTQANADVAHRIELIEGLAERVVQGDYKVKIKDSGQDSLGNLATSLNRMTKTLDENFSILETRNKELDQFAYVASHDLKAPLRGVVTVVKWIENELQGELSQQMRQYLDMMKGRLHRLEDLINGLLAYARVGRTEQKVEEVNVAQLVSEVTEMVVPAGFRVETPTPLPTLLTDRLSLQQVFTNLMGNAAKYHHKPEGTIRVSCQELKREYEFTVQDDGPGIAPQFHEKVFLMFQTLRDRNTAESTGIGLSIVKKILDEQKASIRIESEEGKGAAFIFTWPKQPPAALPLPL; from the coding sequence ATGCAATTGAAACTTAACACCAAAATCATTCTGGGTTTTGCCATTGCCTTGGGCGTGCTGCTGCTCACGTCGGTGGCGGCCTGGTATAGCATTCAGCAGCTCAGCTACTACACCCAGCGCGTAGAGCACACCTACCAAGTGCTGCAGCTCACTTCCGATCTGCGCATGCGCATGCGCGATGCCCAAAGCCAGGTTCGTGGTTATCTGCTGCTCAATGACACCACGCAAAAGCAGTCTTTCGGGCAAGTAATGAAGGATGCCCGCACCGATTTTGGAAAGCTGCAGCAGCTCACCCAAGATAACTTTTCCCAGCAGGCGCGCCTTGATACGCTAGGCCTCATCATATCCGATGAAATGGCCTATCTGAACGAGTTCCGAACCGAGCAACCCTCCGCCGACGCTACCCGTCGCCTCGTCATCGGCGACCGGAAAATGCAGGAGAGCATTAAGCAGGTGGTTGACCGGATGAAGGCTGAGGAAGAGCACCTGCTCAAGATGCGCCGCCAGCGCCAGGATGTGTATGAGCACACCACGCCCGCGGCCATTATCACGTCGGCGGTGCTGGCCGCTATCATTGTGCTGTGGCTGTTCAACAAGATTTATCGGGAGCTGAACGCCAACGCTCACCTGCAGCAGCAGCTCACCCAGGCTAATGCAGATGTAGCGCACCGCATTGAGCTTATTGAGGGGCTGGCCGAACGCGTGGTGCAGGGCGACTACAAGGTCAAGATCAAGGACTCGGGCCAGGATAGCCTGGGCAATCTGGCCACCTCACTCAACCGCATGACCAAAACGCTGGATGAGAACTTCAGCATCCTGGAAACCCGCAACAAGGAGCTCGACCAGTTTGCCTACGTGGCCTCGCACGACCTGAAAGCGCCACTGCGAGGCGTCGTGACGGTAGTAAAATGGATTGAAAACGAGCTGCAAGGCGAGCTAAGCCAACAGATGCGCCAGTATCTGGACATGATGAAGGGCCGTCTGCACCGCCTCGAAGACCTCATCAATGGCCTCCTGGCCTACGCCCGCGTGGGCCGCACTGAGCAGAAAGTGGAAGAGGTAAACGTGGCCCAGCTGGTGAGTGAAGTAACGGAAATGGTGGTACCAGCCGGCTTTCGGGTAGAAACGCCCACGCCGCTGCCCACGCTGCTTACAGACCGCCTCAGCCTGCAGCAGGTATTCACCAACCTGATGGGCAACGCCGCCAAGTACCACCATAAACCCGAAGGCACCATCCGGGTGAGTTGCCAGGAGCTGAAGCGCGAGTACGAGTTCACGGTCCAAGACGACGGGCCGGGCATCGCGCCGCAGTTCCATGAAAAGGTGTTTCTCATGTTCCAGACCCTGCGCGACCGGAACACGGCCGAAAGCACCGGTATTGGCCTAAGCATCGTGAAAAAAATACTCGACGAACAAAAAGCAAGTATTCGTATCGAATCGGAGGAAGGCAAGGGTGCTGCCTTTATCTTTACGTGGCCGAAGCAGCCACCAGCGGCACTGCCGCTTCCTCTCTAG
- a CDS encoding tetratricopeptide repeat protein, which translates to MNHAEHDRWQEAARHLLDVRRPEQAEHLVRRRLAKHPQEAEAHELLGLVLINQPGRTAEALTEIQQALALDPQSSDAHYFHSVLLLREGQPFAALQSIDEALHHDSLNATYLGFKAVILNTRRQPEAALEVATTGLRLNPGHIECLFQRILALQQLRSYEAASLTVGQLARWHPGLALTHALLGDEAMRAQQFAEAETHLREAIRLRPTDERTQRKLLPLLLQLGQEAQRQQKPTEARRYFLEAWHLSPGNSAARHGLEQLAQQRFWLKRQLRRLDAWSEQVQSEVKRGRLRAVLQLYLVLVPLVSLLCIPLIVAYIWAAVQWRLHPDVRMMHQRPASWLATLSPVAMAIVCLASAILAIALAIWLYSLGVVASALVLPVVLLVAKLIDYYFRHVARLKRRHSSR; encoded by the coding sequence ATGAACCACGCTGAACACGACCGGTGGCAGGAGGCGGCGCGACATCTGCTGGATGTGCGCCGCCCGGAGCAGGCCGAGCATCTGGTTCGGCGAAGGCTGGCGAAGCATCCGCAGGAAGCCGAGGCCCACGAGCTGCTGGGCCTAGTGCTGATTAACCAACCCGGGCGCACGGCAGAAGCCCTGACGGAAATTCAACAAGCTCTGGCCCTCGACCCACAGAGCAGCGACGCGCATTACTTTCATAGCGTGTTGCTGCTCCGCGAAGGCCAGCCGTTTGCGGCCCTGCAGTCCATTGACGAAGCCCTGCACCACGATAGTCTCAACGCAACGTACCTGGGCTTCAAGGCCGTTATTCTGAACACCCGCCGGCAGCCGGAAGCCGCTCTGGAGGTTGCTACAACTGGCCTACGGCTGAATCCAGGCCACATTGAATGTCTTTTCCAACGCATCCTGGCACTCCAGCAGCTGCGGAGTTATGAGGCAGCTTCGCTGACGGTAGGCCAGTTGGCGCGCTGGCACCCAGGCCTGGCTCTCACGCACGCGTTGCTCGGCGACGAGGCCATGCGGGCGCAGCAGTTTGCTGAGGCGGAAACGCACCTTCGGGAAGCCATTCGCCTGCGCCCCACCGATGAGCGCACGCAGCGCAAGCTGCTGCCGCTGCTCCTTCAGCTCGGGCAGGAAGCGCAGCGCCAGCAAAAGCCCACCGAGGCCCGACGGTATTTTCTGGAGGCATGGCACCTTTCGCCTGGCAACAGCGCCGCCCGCCATGGCCTAGAGCAGCTGGCGCAGCAACGTTTCTGGCTGAAGCGCCAGTTGCGCCGCCTCGATGCCTGGTCGGAGCAGGTGCAGTCGGAGGTCAAGCGCGGACGACTGAGGGCTGTGCTCCAGCTATATTTGGTGCTGGTGCCGCTGGTAAGCCTACTTTGCATCCCGCTGATAGTGGCCTACATCTGGGCAGCCGTGCAGTGGCGCCTGCACCCCGATGTGCGTATGATGCACCAACGGCCCGCTTCCTGGCTGGCCACGCTAAGCCCCGTGGCCATGGCCATCGTATGTCTGGCATCAGCTATTCTGGCCATTGCCCTGGCCATCTGGCTGTATAGCTTGGGGGTGGTGGCATCTGCCCTAGTTCTCCCAGTGGTGCTGCTGGTTGCCAAGTTGATTGACTATTATTTCCGACATGTGGCACGGCTAAAGCGGCGTCATTCTTCCCGATAG
- a CDS encoding ZIP family metal transporter, which yields MHFPTWAIAGFWGLISGSALLIGAALGYFTRVPQRLIAAIMAFGSGVLISTLSLDLMEEAYEKGGFDATAIGFVGGAAAYTLANWVLARYGAKHRKRSGEHQNEERQAVQAGKTESSDSGDDNGMALAIGALLDGIPESIVIGLSMLAGGAVSTVAVVAIFLSNLPEGLSSAAGMKKAGRSPQYVLLLWAGIMVISGIASLLGYTVFSGFSANVVAATTAVAAGAVLAMIADTMIPEAFDVAHNFTGLITVLGFLVSFVLSKLGE from the coding sequence ATGCATTTTCCAACCTGGGCCATAGCGGGCTTCTGGGGTCTGATATCGGGCTCTGCTTTGCTGATAGGTGCAGCCCTGGGCTATTTCACGCGGGTACCGCAGCGGCTGATTGCGGCCATCATGGCGTTTGGCAGCGGCGTCCTGATTTCCACACTTTCGCTGGATTTAATGGAAGAGGCCTACGAAAAAGGCGGCTTCGATGCCACTGCCATTGGCTTTGTGGGCGGCGCAGCGGCTTACACCCTCGCCAACTGGGTGCTGGCCCGCTACGGCGCCAAGCACCGCAAACGCTCCGGAGAGCACCAGAATGAGGAGCGCCAAGCCGTGCAAGCGGGCAAAACCGAAAGCAGCGACTCCGGCGACGACAACGGCATGGCCCTGGCCATTGGCGCCCTGCTTGATGGCATCCCCGAGAGCATTGTGATTGGCCTGAGCATGCTGGCGGGCGGAGCCGTAAGCACAGTGGCCGTGGTGGCTATCTTTCTCTCCAACCTGCCCGAGGGACTTTCCAGCGCCGCTGGCATGAAAAAAGCCGGCCGCTCGCCCCAATACGTGCTGCTGCTGTGGGCTGGCATCATGGTTATTTCGGGCATTGCTTCGTTGCTGGGCTACACCGTTTTCAGCGGTTTCTCGGCCAATGTGGTAGCTGCTACCACGGCCGTAGCGGCCGGCGCTGTGCTGGCCATGATTGCAGATACCATGATTCCGGAAGCCTTCGATGTAGCGCACAACTTCACGGGCCTGATTACGGTGCTGGGCTTCTTGGTGTCGTTTGTGCTGAGCAAGCTGGGCGAGTAG
- a CDS encoding response regulator: MRSVLLIEDDFFDTMTAQKAFERFSVPHKLYTAFNGIEALDLLLGRNNVEPIRPLPEVILLDLNMPKMNGHEFLAELRTMPEFSDIPVFITTTSGMDVDRLNAKNLGVSGYIMKPLDFETSTDMVDSMNLLETLLK; encoded by the coding sequence ATGCGTTCTGTTTTACTGATTGAAGACGACTTTTTTGATACCATGACGGCCCAGAAGGCTTTCGAGCGTTTTAGTGTGCCGCATAAGCTATACACCGCTTTCAACGGCATTGAAGCGCTGGACTTGCTGCTGGGTCGCAACAACGTGGAACCCATCCGGCCCCTGCCCGAAGTGATTCTGCTGGACCTGAACATGCCCAAAATGAACGGGCATGAGTTTCTGGCCGAGCTGCGCACCATGCCCGAGTTCAGCGATATTCCGGTGTTCATCACCACCACCTCCGGCATGGATGTAGACCGCCTGAACGCAAAGAATCTGGGCGTGAGCGGCTACATCATGAAACCGCTCGATTTCGAAACCAGCACCGATATGGTGGACAGCATGAACCTGCTGGAAACGCTGCTGAAATAG
- a CDS encoding endonuclease III domain-containing protein → MYSNPTWPSRRVGFLFGPELISTATLRVGHSVKPAPTSPADLDARRELALWTHELLCAEYGAPFRFFSTKDPLSELISALLSHRTRNQDSHKAYQQLRARFETWDAVRDAPTEEVQEAISPCTWPEQKAPRLQLVLREVGQRCGGPCNLEFLADMPIPEARAWLEALPGVGPKTSAAVLLFSTLRRPAMPVDSHHHRVAQRLGLIGPKVGEAAAHAQLEALLPPGWDAQQVYDHHEAFMFHGQKCCYFHTPACGRCVLLERCPTGLARTARAPAPALSLF, encoded by the coding sequence TTGTATTCGAACCCCACCTGGCCTAGCCGCCGGGTGGGGTTTTTATTTGGGCCTGAGTTAATCTCAACTGCCACCCTGCGCGTAGGCCACTCTGTGAAGCCTGCCCCTACCTCCCCCGCCGACCTTGATGCGCGCCGCGAACTGGCCCTCTGGACCCACGAGCTACTGTGCGCCGAGTACGGCGCGCCGTTTCGGTTTTTCAGCACCAAAGACCCACTCAGCGAGCTGATCAGCGCCCTGCTTTCGCACCGCACCCGCAACCAGGATTCGCATAAGGCCTACCAGCAGCTGCGGGCCCGATTTGAAACCTGGGATGCCGTGCGCGACGCACCCACCGAAGAGGTGCAGGAAGCCATCAGTCCGTGCACGTGGCCCGAGCAGAAGGCGCCTCGCCTGCAGCTGGTATTGCGTGAAGTAGGTCAGCGCTGTGGCGGCCCCTGCAACCTGGAGTTTCTGGCCGATATGCCCATTCCGGAGGCCCGCGCCTGGCTGGAAGCGCTGCCGGGCGTGGGGCCCAAAACCAGTGCCGCCGTGCTCCTCTTCAGCACCCTGCGCCGCCCGGCCATGCCCGTAGATAGCCACCATCACCGGGTGGCCCAGCGGCTGGGCCTCATTGGGCCGAAAGTAGGCGAAGCGGCGGCCCACGCGCAGCTGGAGGCCCTGTTGCCACCCGGCTGGGATGCCCAGCAGGTCTACGACCACCATGAGGCCTTCATGTTTCATGGGCAGAAGTGCTGCTACTTCCATACGCCGGCCTGCGGACGCTGCGTGCTGCTGGAGCGCTGCCCTACTGGCCTAGCTCGCACCGCCCGAGCTCCGGCGCCAGCGCTGTCGTTATTTTGA